The sequence TCTTCACGAAGGAAGCGACACTCAAGCGTCGCCGTCACCGGATCTAACCACAAAGGCCAGAATCTAAGTTGTCACCCTGAAAAATCAGTCCGAGCAAATCCGAGCAATGCCTCCAACAAGATAACGACAtaaaaacatcgccattgccaggtgTAACCACTCGGGTCTGACCTAGGCTTTCGCCCAGGAGCTCGAGACCTGGTGCGTGCAGCACCACCATCCAAGTCACACAAGTGTTGTCGCCACCGCTTTTCCATAATCCCAGTAGTTACAATTGGACCGCCGCCACTCCACAACCTACCCTCCGCGTCAAGTCATCGTCCATAATTTGTATCACACAACTGAAGTCATCAACCAGATCAAGAGATAAAACCTTCCGAACTCTTTTCGATGACCTGCGCAGTCGTCGATCCGTAGGAAGTCGCTGAAGAACAATCTACGAACGCCACCATCTGACCGATCTGATCTAGATCAGCACCACCAACCGAAAAACGTAGCATCGCCGTTCGGCTGGCACACGCCGAAGGCCAGCACATCGCCGCAGCCCCACATGCGCAGCGGAACGACCCTACAGCCACCGTCGACACCTCGCGTCATCCCGGCGTCAGATCCTTGTATTCAATCACGCTTATCTCCACGTAAAATTAATGACATAAAATTAGATGTGCAATGGttatgacacatctagatgtgctttagtaaGATTGTTTGTTTATCTAGACACTCAATGGCTCGTGTGTTTTATTTCCTTGCCTTGTGTTTCAAGCAAACACCATATGTCGCTTTTTGCTTGCAAGGCAGGCCGAGACGGTGGTGTCCCAAGTTGCCAAACCCAAACGTGTCGAACTCTTGCTCATATGCAAATGGAGATATCAACATCAAAATATCCAATGTTGGCACTTCATAGGCCTGATGATAAACCACTGATCAGTCGCATCTGCTGATGCACCGTCTGACGCACTATGCAAAGCAACGCATATATGCTACCCTGCACCAAGAAAAAAAGATAGGATACAATAACTCAACTGTGTGAATATGATATGAAAAACATGTGTGTTTGGATTAGTCCACCGGTTCTTCTCGATGTCACATGATTCTGAAATGCACAAAGCAAAAGGCAAAAGTACAAGCCCATGTGATGATATGATCGACATGCACTAGTCTACTCTCTCTGGAAGAAGATGGCACCATATGCCGAAACCAGATAAAATTGACAAGAATATCTACTTTAATATCTTTTTTGTGTCACCCGCAAAAAAAATCTTTTTGTGAATAATAATATCTCCCTTGATTAACCAAACACCATTTTTATGTACATGTTTCtttgaagaaaagaaaaatgaatgaCCTACGTACAAAAGATCCACCACCAAGCAGAGAAATTCCACCGGGACAAACGGAAAGCAACAGCCGTTTCCTTCCCAGCAAGCGGCACGCAAGCACGCACCGTCTGACCACGGCGGACGGCCCCGGTCAACTAAACACGTTGTCCAGCCGCGCACGCCTGGTCGTTGCACTCCACTGACTTGCCGCCGGCGCCGGCCGGCTTCCCGCCCTTGCTCGACCCGTCCGACTCGGCCCTCCGTGTCGACCTCGACCCCCACGCCGCGGAGAAGGTCCGCGACAGGAACGACGGCCACCGCCCGGACTGGCCCAGCCGCACGCTCCTCCCGCCGCGgctgctgccgtcgccgccgccggcgcctaGTCGGAGGGCGCGGCGCATGCTGCCCTGGCGGCCGGCGGTGAACGCGACGAGGCTCTTCGTCCGCCGGAGCTTGCCGGCCGCGACGACCTCCCGGAGCACGCTCTCCGGCAGCCGCAGCGTGAACCTCTCGGCGCCGGCGCTGGCGCCCGTGCTGGCTCGCGTGGCGAGCGAGTGGCCTGTCGAGTGCGAGCGCGGGAAGCGCGCGGGCCCGCGGCTGGACTTGGACCGCAGCGCGCGCTTCAGGCTGCCGATGCGCGTCAGCTCGTCCGTCTCCTCCCGTATGATCCtctcgtcctcgctctcctccacGTCGATGACGACGGCGTGCGCCGCCTCCGTCTCAGACGCTGGTAATTCCTGCGGCTGGGGGGCGGGATGGACGCTCGACAGCTCGGCCGGCTGATCGCCGGCGGCCGGAGCGCCGGTGTCGGCATCGGGGACGAGGTTGGCGCGGCAGACCGGGCACGTCACGTGGGACGCGAGCCAGGTGTCGATGCAGTCCGGGTGGAAGACGTGGGAGCACTTGGGCAGCAGGCGGAGCGTCTCGTCGTCGTCGAACTCGCTGATGCACACGGCGCACTCGAGCGCGCCCTTGACAGCCTTGTGCTCCTTGACGTCGGCGTACGCCATGGTGGGGAAGGTCTCGAGGACGGCCGGGTCGAGCCCGCGCTGCTGCCGCCGCGAGCGTGCGGCCGCGGCGCCGACGGGGAGCGTGGTGGCCGAGTAGGGGCTGTCGCCGTAGCAGTGGCGGATGTAGACGGAGAAgaagccgaggaagaagaaggcggcgatgaggacgacgatgacGATGGCCATGGACGGGCTGAAGTTGGTCGTGTAGTACGGCCCGCCCGGCGGAGGCGGGTTCTGGTTCTGCTGCGCCGCCCCGAAGTCTGCCACGGCGAGCATGATCAGGAAGAGGAGCAGGAGGCGGCCACTGGCGCAGCGTGCCGGCCCCATCGATCTACTACCGTTGAGTGGCGCTGATGATCGATCGAGCGGAGGGGAACTGAACGCTTTATGGGACAATTGGAGTTGTGAAATGGGAGGTCCGGCAAACGGTGCGGAGTGGAGCGCGTTTATATACGGACTTACGGAGGAGGAAGGGGTCGATGACGGCCGTTTTTTTTTTCTTGAGTACACTGTACTACTAATGTTGTGGGTGTGTGAAGAGGGAAAGCTGCGGAATTGCTAGGTCCACCGCAAATTCATTGCTGCACCTAGCAAATGGAGTGCTGGTTTTGAGTGTCTCTGCATCTTTTTACGAGTATTTTTTTTTAATAGTGCCAATTTCACACTTTCATGCGGGAGTCGTATGCTTTGGTCAAATAACACAATTAAGTGTACAGCTTTGCACGGGGGCACAGTGACCACACCTGGTTTCCTAAAGCAAAGCCCATGTTTGTAACCTTATTAGTTTTATGAACCTTCCTAACTACTCCTACTTTACATGCTATTTTACAAGAAAAAAAAAACTGAATGCATAATCATAAGCCGGACCCAAGGTTCATGGTTGTGGGCACCACAAGCCACATGCTTGTTTTATATTTCAATatatatttttccaaaaaaaaatgatCCAGATATATTCAAAATTCAACAGAAGTACGAAGCACCCCACCCTCGCTCCCCTATCAAAGTAGTATAAAAATTACAACAAAATTCTGAGACCACCGAACGACCACTGCCGCCATCGAAACGAGTCACCGGCGTGCGACCGCTCACCTGTCGGAGCCAGCTGCCCTGAGGAATATTGACCTAGATAATATTTATTATCCCACTGAAATTAGAAATGTGCCTACTTCTCAATAAAAAGAAGACGTCCCTACGAAAATAGATGCATACAGCACAATACACCAAGGAAATACAGTGAGATAACGTGAATAGACCACTCAAACTACAGTATCTTTTTTTAAAATAAGATACATATTTTCATCATGTTGAATGCCGATCCTGGTGTTGGTCATTGAAAATACCACCTCTATTAAACAGGTCTCGAAAGCAAAAACGAAGAAGTCCCTTCAAAGGTAATGAATGAATGCTAGTAGTACATGGCCGGCATGTTGGTGCACTGCACGCAGACGGAGACAGATCCATGGCGAGTGTAGTAGGTCGGGCAGAGAACCGAATCTGGTGGCCGAGTGCGACCACCGAAGGAACGCTGGAGATGCCGGGTTCAGAGCGAGAGCACGTGTCCGGCTGCCGAACCCGTCGCAGGCGCGAGATTAATCGATTAATTATGCTTGTCTTTGGCTTCCTTAACTACCCGACTCCTCTGTGCTTTCCGTTCATTTTCCCTGCTCTGCGTGCGAAGCTGACTTCACTAACGGGACCGGTCATTAGGCGGCTCTAATCCAAGTCAAATCTGATATCCCAGAGTTAGGTTCTTGGGGTGTTTGACAAGCAAATCGACCGTGAAGGAGAGAAGGATGTTTTTGTATGTGGTCTCTGTCATGACCATTCAACTGCATGGTTTTGACATTTGGTTTTTCGACGTTGAGTTTTGCAGTGAAAGCGCCCGTGTGGGTATATTTACCAATGATCAGATACCATACGCTGTGGATGAGGTGGGTAGCTGGGACTTTTGAGTTACAAACGTCTCCATTGCGTACTGTAAAAAGAGGGGATTGTGTAAATCATACACTGTAAATGCAGGTTGATTTGCCTTTCCGCGTGCACCATGCCGATCGATCGCTGTATGGTATGGAGTACCGTGTGCACAGTGCATTATCCTACCACACCAGACACAGACAGTTTACAGACGCTGGGAACAATAATGCACTTTTTTATCCGCGGCAAGAGAATTCGTGTGCTTgaactcgtcaagcttggctcatcCTTTAATCGAGTTTTGTATCTGGAAAACGCGGAGAGACAAGAACGCCGATTAATCTAGCTTGATAGTACGTTGGAGATATCTCCAAGGTCAAGGCGGCATATGGCTGATGAGGCGCGTGCGACGGAGGAAGGGGAGGCGGGTTCTAGAAAGGACCGGGACCTGATTGGCCGGCCGGGGTCGCTAACCTACTTTCTTATTGGGAGATGGGGCGGGCACGGACCAGACTCTTCCGCCGGGACCCGGTCGGGCGGAAATTCGCGAGGGAGGTTGGGGCCAGTCGTCACGGCGTTGCTGGCGGCTGCTAACCGCCCGGGCGCGCGCGTGACGCGTGTGCCGCTGCGGCCGCCGGGCGAGCCGCGTGCTCCGTCGTACGCGCGCGCATGGCAACTCTGTGCGCGGCTTCGCCGGGTTCCACGTACGTGTACCCGTGCGGTGCAACAACGTCGGGAGTAGTTATCGGTCATGCAACAACGTCGCCCGTGTTCGGTGCGGCGGTGCTGCTGCTCCCGGCCGGAGTCCTGGTGGATTACGTTTCTGGACGTTCATTGTCGGTGTTGTTGGTTCCTACTGCGGCTGCAAAAAAAACTCGAGGTTCGTGAACCGTTCAAGATTGACTCGTATTTTAGCTTGACTCAAGATCGAGTCCAAAAAAAATGAGCTGAATATAAACATTTTATGTAGCTCGATTAAGAAACGAATCGATTTTGAGTCAACATTGGTTCGCTCAATTTTAGCTTGATAGCTCGATATTATATAAGTATATTAAATAACTTTCATATCTATTGTCAAGAATTAGGATCATTTATTTCCGTATATGTTCCGTACGATTTTTATCTTCACTTTACCTACTAGCAAACATGGAAATTAAGCACGGACATAATTTATTCTCAATACGTGGGTAACCATGTGTTCAATATTTTGTTATTTTGGTCAATGTTTGAGAGCTGGCGCACCTTCATCGCCTTCTATTCATAATTACTTGTCATTAAATACTAGTCTTCACTTGAGAAAGAATAAGTCGAATTTATAGAGATTTTTTTTGTGTTGTGACCTATCTTGCTTTAAAATtttctttaaaataattttaaaaaccatcttatttagctcgaaactagctcgagatcgttacaagctgagcatgAGCCACTTTCTGCAGCTCGACCTTAAGCTTCGCACATTTTAAGCTCGCTCGAATTTTAGTATAAGTTGAGCTGAGCCTAAGCCAACTCGCTCGAACTCGACTTGTTTGCAGCCCTAGCTCCCACATCCTTTGTGGACAGAACGGGATAGTCCTAGTCGAGCATGTATAATAACAGTCCTAATAGCACAATTTTGGAATTATTGGGATGGAAGCTTCGGCAGAACCCCAATaatggatccggcttgcctgctccattcccatgctcccatccgtgctcccacctgATCCTATGGctgtcttttttctttttcctttctaatATAACCATCTTCCCCTCTGATTTTAAGGGGGTGAGGCCGGGCCTTATTTTggtccaatcaaatcaagccacgtatgcgggaaCACGGATGGGCGCACGTGAGGGGATCAGGCAAGTCTCGTCCCCCAATAATCTCATCCCCAATAACCAACTTGGTATACAAGAGCCACTTGTCAACCGGCCGACGATAGCATAACGCTACTCTGGGTAGGGCCATGGTCGTTGGCGGTGCGCTGACGTGGCGTGCATTGGGAGAGGTTAAACATCCTACATTTACGGAAGATGGATCTTTTATCACcaagaaaattcaaaaatattcagtgACTCGCGGTTCTTGGGAATGTCACGCGGACGACGCAATATGTGATATTGGATGTTGGCGCATGAATCTCTGTGCGGGTGCGTCGTCACATCGTCATTTGTCAATTGCCGAATGGCAACCGCGCGAATGATCGTCACCACTTCGTACCCATGTCTCGTCGCCCCGCTTTTACTCTCGCAcattttccttttttcctcttcatctccgcttgcttCGGTGCTTTCTATCTCCCTCGCCAATTCACTCGATATCGCTCGCTCGTCGGCGACTGCATTCCACCTTCCTGTCGCACCCATGTTCAAACTTCGAGGTATGTTGTTCGACCGCCTCCGCCACGAGCTCGGCTCCCCGCACTGTCACCTCTGGATCCGCCGCCTGAGTGTCTCTGCCCCGCACACACTACCCAGAGTAGTCGGCTCGATTCTCCCACGCCGGCATATCTTGTATCTTGCGCTCCATGGTTCGGCGCTCGGGCGAGGCTCCTATGCCAGCAAGCCATaagggggagggaggaggcctGGCTCAAGGCGGAACAGGGGCCATGCAGAACACCTCCCACCCGCATCACCCCCAACTTTCGTCATAGTTGCTCGTCGTTGCCGCCGTTTTCTCTCCTGCGACAGTGCTTGTTTTTGTCGTCATTGCAACTACTCCCTCTATCCGCACGGGCAGTCATAGGGAAGCAGTGTTGCACAACGAACTACACACCAACATCGATGAGGTTACGAATCGCGCTCCGATGAGCTATTTCAGATCTTCCTCCCTTTCCCACGATTGTTTTGACCAAACTAGATGGGGATTTCGGGAGGTGTGTGGGGTCGAATTAGGAGGGACTCGGGCTAGTGACTGCTACTCGATGGAAAATTGGCTAAAGTTTGCAATGTGTTTTATTGGGCAAACTGGCTATACTTTGCCACGTATATCCCTCAATTTTCTACAGGTTTGCATTTCTTTTGTCCTTGAATTGTTTTGTAAAATGCTATCTCAAAGATGGCTAATTTGTAAAAATGTTTGTACTAGTTCATGGCAATTTTAATGAAAAAAAACCTTCTCTAAAACATACTAACTTTTAAAGATTTTTTTTGCTCTCTACATTATGGCAATTTTCTAATCCTGACAACTTAAGGATTTTTTTTCATATAAACATGGAAACTTTTTAACTTGCTTTCTATTGGTCCTACCGCATTTTTATTACAATTTTCAGTTTTGTACAACGTGGAAAATTTAATATATTTTTTCAGTCACATGGCAAATTTAGGATATTTTGTGTTCTACGTCATGGAAAATTTAAACAGTTGTTTATATGGTCACATGACAAAATGTTGGGTTTTTGATCCTATAAGCATGGCAATATTTTGAATATGCTTTGTGCATGTCACATGGCACTTTTAGAAATTTTTATTTTGTACAACATGGCCAATTTACAAAAAATATTGTTCAGTCACAAGGCAGAATTAGAAAATTGTGTGTCCCAAATAATGGCACATTTTACAGAAATATTGTAATGGTCACATGGCAAATATAGGATATTTGTTCTATAATACATGACAAATTTTGATAATGGTTTTTACTAGAACATAGGACCCTGAAAAGGTAACAAACACATGCCTAGAACATTATAAGcgaatgaaaaaagaaaaaaaaatacataaaAAAGAGCTTTGCTGAGGTTGATAACTATGAGCTCGGTATGGGCAAGCTTTCCCAAGTGCCCATGATTTAAGGCTCAGGGAAGCTTTGACCTAAATCATGTATGAgcattttatttttgtgttttattGTTTCTCATTTGATTCTTTATTTGATTGTCCTATCCAGCAACATTTTCTAGTTTTTTATTTGTTTCATATTAGTTTCTCTTGATTgtttatttctttctttcatatttttct comes from Triticum aestivum cultivar Chinese Spring chromosome 5B, IWGSC CS RefSeq v2.1, whole genome shotgun sequence and encodes:
- the LOC123116314 gene encoding E3 ubiquitin-protein ligase ATL6, which produces MGPARCASGRLLLLFLIMLAVADFGAAQQNQNPPPPGGPYYTTNFSPSMAIVIVVLIAAFFFLGFFSVYIRHCYGDSPYSATTLPVGAAAARSRRQQRGLDPAVLETFPTMAYADVKEHKAVKGALECAVCISEFDDDETLRLLPKCSHVFHPDCIDTWLASHVTCPVCRANLVPDADTGAPAAGDQPAELSSVHPAPQPQELPASETEAAHAVVIDVEESEDERIIREETDELTRIGSLKRALRSKSSRGPARFPRSHSTGHSLATRASTGASAGAERFTLRLPESVLREVVAAGKLRRTKSLVAFTAGRQGSMRRALRLGAGGGDGSSRGGRSVRLGQSGRWPSFLSRTFSAAWGSRSTRRAESDGSSKGGKPAGAGGKSVECNDQACAAGQRV